In Bacillota bacterium, the sequence AGCGAATCGTCAGTATGGGACACCCGGAGGCCCTGATTGGTGGTGAGCTTCTCGCCAGCATGGTCGGCGCGAAACTGGGTGAGCTGTTCTATCTTGGTCTTATCGGTGATTTCCGTCTGTTCCTTTTGGACCTTATCCATCGTTGCACCCTTTCCAAATTATTCTCCCCTTAGTGTGCAACCTCTGGCAAGTTCTTATGCCCGTGATTAAGACAGTTTTGCGGACTGGCTCACGCAGAATAAAATTCCTCAGAGTAAACTTCACCGTCAAGCATACCGCAAGACAGAACATATGATTGTTTTACAATAGCAGCTGGACAACTGCTTCAGGTATTGTTAGCCCTTAATTCCTCATTATCCTATCCGGTTGATATCTGTTAACTATCACCAGAGAGATTATTGTTGGCATGACTACTGCCACCAATGAAACCAGCAAATTGATAACAAGAATGCTTATCCCTAAATTGATAATGGCGAAACTGAACATAAAGTTAACTGCCAGTATCAACAGTAGGGAAACAAGTGTTGCTAACCCAGCAATGGTTAATACCTGAATACCTGACTCAGTTAAAATTAATTTAGTTAGTTCTGCCCGTGTCAATCCATTCGCCTTTAAAAGTGAAATCTCATATTTACGGCTCATCATATTGTTAGTGTGGATTATCGCCATCAGCAAAAATATAATGACAAGAACCACTAAAACAACCGAAAGCGCAACCTGGCGGACGTTCCCTATCAATGAATTCCTGGCATTAATGTCTTGGTATTCACTAGCCGTACGAAAATTTGGGTTTATGGTGGCAACACTATCTCTGAGCTGCTGAACCAAGTTATAGCTTTTTGCATAAGCAACATAGAAACTGGGAAACCATTCATCTTCGGGCTGTCCATGCTGGGACTGAGTTTCATTTAAAATTTCCATCATCAGCGAATGAGGTATAAATATAACATTATTTCCATGATCAGTGTATTGGTTTGTTACCAGATCATCCAAAACACCTGCCACCTGGAACTTAAAATTTTCAACCACGAACTCGTCTAGCTTTACCGAGTAGGCACTACCCTCTTCATCCACTGTTGCTTCGGCAACTTGATAATCACCCGTCGGAATACAAGCTTGCACATTCAAGACAACATCTTGCGCCAGAGAATCTATTTCCAGGACCTCAGCGAATTGTGCTGATATATATATTGGATCCTGAATCGTGGCTGGAGAGGCTATCTCAAGCCTGTTATCTAAATTTTGTTCCGGGAAATATGGCAATAGAGAATAGACATCATAAGGGGGGGTATTCATTATATTAAAGTTATACTCTCTACCATTAACACTGATGGTGGACAAGTCACCGGCTCTCTGATGAGAAAATGAACGAAACTCTATAAAAGGGTAGATAGAATCAAGTTGTACGATTTTGGCCAATGCTTCAGCTTCTTGAGCATCAACGGGCATATTAGCTTCGTCATACAAAACCCGTCCCGCGCCAGAAGCCATATTAGATATATACACCTCACGCGAGGACATCTGCTCGATTAGGGCTTCTGATCCCTCAATAAATGCTTCTCCGAAGTTAAATGCTGCTGCACTAAACGCGATGGCAATTGCACATATAGTAGTCATCAAGCTCTTTTGAAAGTGGTGTTTTCTTGCGGATTTTTTTGCATAATTGTAGAAAAAACCAAGCCCGAACATCCGTGATGACGCGACTTGATTGGTAGTGGTGTCTTGGTGTGTTAAACTTAACAAATCGGCGCCTTTAACTGGGTTTAGTTTTGTGTTCTTAATTTCGTAAATTACATCGGCCTGATTGTAGATTTCTGCGTTGTGACTAGCGATAATCACTTTTTTTGAATCTTCGTGGGCCATCCGCCGCAGAATTTTCATAATACGTTGAGAATTAGTTGTATCTAAAGCGGATGTCGGTTCGTCGGCGACAATTATATCCGGCTGTTTGGCAAGGACACATGCTAAAGCAGCTCGTTGTTGTTCCCCGCCCGACAATCGCCTGGGGTAATGATTCAGATGTATGCCCGGCAGCTCGACATAGTCCATATAGTCCCGCACATTTTTGTCGCTAATCGGTATGTTGGCTATGGATGCCGATAATATAATGTTTTCCTTAATTGTCAGGTTATCTATCAAATTATTGTCTTGAAATATAAAACCGATTCTCTTTTTTCGGAGCTCACTGGTAACAACATCACTAGTTAAATCGATAGAGTTTCCATCTAATTGATAATGGTACTGGTCATTCGAAGAAATTAGGCCGATGTGGTATAACAGTGTTGATTTGCCACTGCCGCTTTCACCGATAATCGCGGTAATTCTGCCGTCCAATAGGTCAATAGCACCGTCGACAATTAAATCCCTGTCAAATCTAATGTTAATATTGCTTAGCCTGAGCATATCGACCCCTCCCTTTTAGGTAAATTGCTAGAGCATCCCCGCCAAAGGGCGGGGATGCTCTAGCGGCGAAGTCTGCGATTTGCGATCTAAGGAAACAAAATACTAAATGAGCCTTCCTGCACGTTCGAGCCTTGGAAAAACCAGTATTCACCGTACGCGTATCCTACTCCAGTGAAATTTATAATTTCATACTCTCCCCTAAAAGTAGATGGTCGATCCAAGCCATAATCAAACCATGCATCATGCACCCATCCTGTTACAACGTTGCCATAAGCGGAAAATCTTACCCACTCATGTCCGTGCCAACGAGTCTGAGATTTTGTAGTATTGGATGCGCTAGCTATATCGGCCAAGCTCGCGAAGATAAGTGTCATAAGAATAACAACAGCAATAACCTTAAAAACCTTGTTTTTTCCCATTATAATACAACCTTTCTTTATTTTCAATTCTTGGCCTGCAATGTTAGCAAACTATGACCACCTCCCGTTACATGCTTCTACCTGCACGCAACAATGCTCCTCCGATGAGACACAAGTTGATAGGAAGTTATGCCGTAAGCAGAATGCACTAGAAAAATACAGAATGTTACTTAAGCTTACCCCCCCCCCCCCCGAAAAAGGTCAAGCTAAATCGTGCAACATAATTCACCATTTTCCGACATTAATGCTGCATGTAAAGTATACCAAACTCGATTGGCATAAAAACAAACGGGAACCGCTCACAGTAACGGTTCCCAGTTCTAACATTTATGATTTATCCGCAGTAAGCGCCCGGACCAGCATGATTGCGGGACAAAAACGCTAAAAGATCCCACCAATTGAGAACCGTCCTGTTTTGGCATTTTACAAGCCATGTCGCTTCAGTTTATACTGCAGGGCCTGGCGGGTGACGCCCAACATCCGAGCCGCCCGGGTGATATTGCCGTTATAGCGGTCCATAGCCCGGCGAATCAGGCGGCGCTCCACTACGTCCAGGGCCTCGGGGAGGGTGAATTCCTCCAAATCCGAACCGTCGTCCCGGGAGCGCTGACCCAAGAGGTGTTGGGGAAGGTGCGGGACATCAATCACCTGTTCGTCGCCCAGGACGTTCATCGCCCCTTCAATGATATGCTCTAACTCGCGGACGTTGCCTGGCCAGGCGTAGGTGCGGAACAATTCCGCCACCGCCGGCGATACTCCCTCTACAGAAAGCCCGAATTCTCGGTTATATTTGTCAACAAAGTGCCTGGTCAACAAGTCAATATCTTCCCGACGGCGTACCAGTGGCGGTAAAGTGATATTAACCACCGCCAGTCGGTAGTATAGGTCCTGACGCAGAGTGCCCTGGGCAATCGCCGCCTGGGGTTGGACATTGGTTGTAGCAATTACGCGCACATCCACGGGCACCTCTTTCATTCCCCCGACTCGGCGCACGCGGTGTTCCTGTAAAACCCTCAGAATCTTGGCCTGAAGATCAATGCCCATGGAATTTATTTCGTCTAGAAGCAAGGTGCCGCCGCTGGCCTGCTCCAGCAGACCGGGCCTATCCACGGCGCCAGTAAAGCTTCCTTTGACGGTGCCAAAGAGAATCCCCTCCAGCAGTGAGCCAGGGAGGGCGGCGCAGTTTTGGGCAATGAACGGGCCCTGGCGGGCGCTGGCATTGTGAATGCTCTGGGCCACCAATTCCTTACCGGTGCCGGTTTCGCCGTAAACTAATACCGGCGAGACGGTGCGGGCTGCTCGGCGGGCCAACTCCAATTGTTGCTGAAGAGCAGGGCTTTCGCCGATTATATCTTCAAACGTAAAGCCCTGGGGCTGCTTGCGGGCACCTTGTTTCTTAGTGTAAAGCTGTTGCTGCAAATCGATGACCTTGCGGGCCAGATCTTCCATCCGGGTAACATCCTTGGCCACCTCCAACACCCCGATAAACCGGGAACGATGCCAGAGGGGAATTGTGCTGTTCACGGAAGTAATTCTCTGTCCCTTATGGTTATGGTAGGTCTGCACTTGATCATATATCGGTTCCCGGGTGCGGAGCACCCGAAGGATTGTACTGGTCTCAGGGGTCAGGGATGGAAACATCGTCAGGACATCGGTGTTAATGACCTGGGAATAGTCCATGCCTTCCATTTTTGCCAGCGTCGGGTTGTAGAAAACAGTCCGGCCATGCTCATTCACCACGTGTATACCCTCGTCAATGGCGTTGAGGATTGCCGTCATTTCACTGGACGAGCGGTCGCTCTCGGTAATCATTAGCAGTGTATAACCAGCCCAACCGTCGGCGGTGATGGTCAGAGTCCGCCCCTCCAGGTCGATGTCTTGGGGCAAGTTGCGGCTCCAACCATCCAGAGCAGCGGGCAGAGGATTACCTAACTCCAACTTCAGCCCTTCCAAAAGCTCATGGGCGCCGGTACTGGCGTACACTAAATTGCCCTGTCCATCCAGGACCAACAGAGCAGGAAATCCGGTTTTATCTATCAGACTGGCTAAATCAAGCATAAAGAAAACACCCCCTGACATAGCTTTAATTAGCCATTGGGGGCGCTTATTCCTGCTGAAAAGGGCTGGAATAACATAACTTTAACGTCTATCCAGCTCAGTGGGGTAATGAATATATTTGCTAATGCCAAGCATTATGGCCAGGGCCAGCCGCCGCTGGTATTCCGGTTGTTGAAGCAAGGTCCGCTCCCGGGGGTTGGAGATAAACCCCACCTCTACCAGGCTGCCGATCCGGGTGCTCTCCCGAAGCAAGTAGTAGTCGCCGGAAGCAACCTGACGGCTGGTGTCTGTAAACCGGGTCAGGAAAAACTGTATATCTTCCGCCAACAGCTTGCCGCCGCCATACCCTTCCTGAAAAAAGGTCTGCGCGCCATACCAAACGGACGAGCCAATGGCGTTACAATGGATCATGATAATCACATCCGGCTGGCTCTGCTCGACTACTGCCAGACGCCGCTGATAATCTGCGCGTTTCCGGGTCATATCGCCAGGGTCGTCTTCGCCAATCAGACTGTAGTCCCCATACCTGGTCATGAGCACCCGATACCCTGTGGCTAGCAAGACCTCCCGCAAAGCCAGGGCCACTTCCAAGTTTATGTCCTTCTCCAGCACCCCGTCCCGCTCGGCACCGCCATCATACCCGCCATGGCCGGGATCTATAACCACTAACGGCGGCAAAGAGCTGTTTTCAGTGGTAATCGGTACAGTTGGCTGGGCAAGGATAGTCGCCAGGACCAGGACAACAGCAAGCCCGGCGCCCAACACAATTCGCAGCTGCAGCGGCATTGCGCCTGGTCGCATTCCCTCACCTCCCTGCTGATATATATGTTGTATATGCTAAATTATTAGCAGGAATGTCTGTGGACAATAAAGAATTGTTTCTATATACGACCGGTATCTATCCAGAGAGGTGATATAAATGAAGCGTTACTCTTTCCATCCCCGGGGCAGACTAATTTGCTATATTTTTTTGATTCTCCTCGGCCCCCTGATTGCCCTGGCTGGAATGCTGGCCGGCACCAGGGTCGGCCTCACCCACTTTCTGCCTATTTATGGGGTGGTTTCTCTGATTTTTGTTCTGGAAATATTCCAGCACCTAACGGTGACTAATGAGGGCATCGAATACTACTCGCTTACCAAGCGCGCTCGCCTGAGCTGGGACCAAATTAAAACTGTTGAACTCCGGCAAATTGGCCATCGTCAGGCCCTTTGCTTCGCGGTTAAACCTGTTGTCAGGCCCCGGCCGGAGGCAATCAGCGCCGATTTTATCATGACATATAACCCTGACCCTGTGCTTTTGGCCTGGATCAAACAACGCTGGGGTCAGATTGACGGTCTTGAGAGCAAAGAAAAGAGCGCCTGAGGGCGCTCTTTTACTGGGGCTGATACATCCCCTGGCTCTTCATGTAGTTAAAGATCTGTTCGCCATG encodes:
- a CDS encoding ATP-binding cassette domain-containing protein — protein: MLRLSNINIRFDRDLIVDGAIDLLDGRITAIIGESGSGKSTLLYHIGLISSNDQYHYQLDGNSIDLTSDVVTSELRKKRIGFIFQDNNLIDNLTIKENIILSASIANIPISDKNVRDYMDYVELPGIHLNHYPRRLSGGEQQRAALACVLAKQPDIIVADEPTSALDTTNSQRIMKILRRMAHEDSKKVIIASHNAEIYNQADVIYEIKNTKLNPVKGADLLSLTHQDTTTNQVASSRMFGLGFFYNYAKKSARKHHFQKSLMTTICAIAIAFSAAAFNFGEAFIEGSEALIEQMSSREVYISNMASGAGRVLYDEANMPVDAQEAEALAKIVQLDSIYPFIEFRSFSHQRAGDLSTISVNGREYNFNIMNTPPYDVYSLLPYFPEQNLDNRLEIASPATIQDPIYISAQFAEVLEIDSLAQDVVLNVQACIPTGDYQVAEATVDEEGSAYSVKLDEFVVENFKFQVAGVLDDLVTNQYTDHGNNVIFIPHSLMMEILNETQSQHGQPEDEWFPSFYVAYAKSYNLVQQLRDSVATINPNFRTASEYQDINARNSLIGNVRQVALSVVLVVLVIIFLLMAIIHTNNMMSRKYEISLLKANGLTRAELTKLILTESGIQVLTIAGLATLVSLLLILAVNFMFSFAIINLGISILVINLLVSLVAVVMPTIISLVIVNRYQPDRIMRN
- a CDS encoding PAS domain S-box protein; this encodes MTAILNAIDEGIHVVNEHGRTVFYNPTLAKMEGMDYSQVINTDVLTMFPSLTPETSTILRVLRTREPIYDQVQTYHNHKGQRITSVNSTIPLWHRSRFIGVLEVAKDVTRMEDLARKVIDLQQQLYTKKQGARKQPQGFTFEDIIGESPALQQQLELARRAARTVSPVLVYGETGTGKELVAQSIHNASARQGPFIAQNCAALPGSLLEGILFGTVKGSFTGAVDRPGLLEQASGGTLLLDEINSMGIDLQAKILRVLQEHRVRRVGGMKEVPVDVRVIATTNVQPQAAIAQGTLRQDLYYRLAVVNITLPPLVRRREDIDLLTRHFVDKYNREFGLSVEGVSPAVAELFRTYAWPGNVRELEHIIEGAMNVLGDEQVIDVPHLPQHLLGQRSRDDGSDLEEFTLPEALDVVERRLIRRAMDRYNGNITRAARMLGVTRQALQYKLKRHGL
- a CDS encoding N-acetylmuramoyl-L-alanine amidase CwlD, giving the protein MRPGAMPLQLRIVLGAGLAVVLVLATILAQPTVPITTENSSLPPLVVIDPGHGGYDGGAERDGVLEKDINLEVALALREVLLATGYRVLMTRYGDYSLIGEDDPGDMTRKRADYQRRLAVVEQSQPDVIIMIHCNAIGSSVWYGAQTFFQEGYGGGKLLAEDIQFFLTRFTDTSRQVASGDYYLLRESTRIGSLVEVGFISNPRERTLLQQPEYQRRLALAIMLGISKYIHYPTELDRR